CTCGGCCGACTGGATTCGCGGGTGTCGCGCACCACCAGCCGCCCCACCTCCCGCCCCACCGGCGTGGTGGCCCTGGAGGTGGTGCCGTACGGCAGCTAGCCGGAAACCCGGGGGCACGGGACAGCTGGACAACCGTCACGCCCGCACCCCTTTCCCGGAGAGCCCCCCTTAAGTTCATGGGGTGTGAGGAGTGCGGAACGTCTCTTCAGGGTCGAAACGAGGACAGACTCCCGAAGATCGTTCCAACGTCCTGCCCCGCCTTCGGCGGGGCTTTTTTCTTGGCTGCCTACCGGCACTGGCGTCACTGACGATCAGCCGACACAACAAAGCCGGCCCCAAGGGGCCGGCTTTGTGCTCGGAAGCGGGGGGCCGGACATGCCGGCCCCGGCTGCGATCACTTGATCGAAACCTTGCCGCCGGCTTCCTCGATGGCCTTCTTGAGGGCCTCGGCATCGGCCTTGGCGATACCCTCCTTCACCGCCTTGGGAGCGGCTTCCACCAGTGACTTCGCGTCACCCAGGCCCAGGCCGGTGGCTTCGCGCACGGCCTTCAGCACCTTGATCTTGGCCGCGGCATCGAAGGATTCGAGAATCACATCGAATTCGGTCTTCTCTTCGGCAGCCTCAGCGGCAGCTGCCGGAGCAGCGGCCATCACGACACCGGCAGAAGCGGCGGCGGACACGCCGAAGGCCTCTTCAATCTGCTTGACGAGCTCGGAAGCTTCCAGCAGGGAGAGGGATTTGAGTTGTTCGAGAATCTGGTCGGTCGTAGCAGACATGGTTGGGAATCAGCAACAGATCTGTGGGAAACAGTCGGATCGGTTGAGCTCAACAGCGGCGAGCGGGATGAAGCCTGGCCTCAGGAGGCCTGGCCTTCCCCACCGGCGTGCTGCTGGAGGGCCCGAGCGAGACCGGAAGGAACCTCGTTGATGCCCACGGCCAGCTTGGTGGCCACGGCATTGATCGCACCGGCGATCTGGGCCATGAGCACCTCCTTGGAGGGCAGATCCCCGATGGCCTTGATCTCGGTCTGGGAGAGGAGCTTGCCTTCGAAAAGGCCGCCCTTGGTCTCAGACTTCTTCGTGTCCTTCTGGAAGGACTGCACGGCCTTCACCGCACCACCAACGTCGCCCTTGACGAGCACGAAGGCATTGGTGCCGGTGAGCAGGGATTCGAGTTCCGACCAGGCGCTGTTGCCATCAATGGCCCGGCGCATGAGGGTGTTTTTGGTCACCTTGCACACGCCGTTGCTGGCCTGCAGACGGGTCCGCAGATCAGACATTTCCTTGATGGAGAGGCCCTTGAAATCGAGGACCAGCGCCATTTCGGCCTCGCCGAGGAGCCCCTTGAGCTCTTCGACGATCTGTTGCTTGTTCTCCAGCGTGCGGCCCATAGGAAAGGATCGGATCGGGGGAACAAGCCGGGTACGCGGCCCGGGACGCCGGCAAGGTGATCCAGGGGAGGATCGCCTCAGGCCAGCTCGAGGCCGCTGCATGCTCCTGACCGATCAGACCGTCGGCGGCTGCACACCGCTGAAGACCTGGGGCCGAAACCTGTCGCGTTCACCTCGGCAGGGCTTACGGATGGGAATGCCGCCGGGGTACCGGAGGATTCCAGGCCAACCTGCTGTCTGGGGTTGGGCGCGTGCCCATCTGGCCAATAGAGGCCAGCAAATCACCTTACCACCACAGCTGTTCTTTGCTTTTCAGAAATCCAGGCTTGAATGGGCTTCGTCTTCGCAGCAAAAGCACCATGGACAACCTGTTCGGTTTCAAGCTGATGGTTCGCCAGCCCCACGACGCCGCGGCCATGCAGGGCGCAGCCGAGTCGGTTGGCCTGCGCTCCGCGGTCAGCGCCAAGTTCGGCACCGAGCCCCAAACGACCGCCTGCACCATGAGCTCTTCGGTTTCCGCCAAGGTGGGCGGTGAGCCCACGGGCGCCCAACGTCGCTGACGAACCTCCGGGATCCGTGCCGGTGACGTCGCACCCAAACCTGGCCGACGACGCCGTCCTGACAGCCTGTGTCGAGCACAATGCTCGCAAGGGGGAGCACGATCTGCTCGACTCGTTCCAGCAGTTGAGCAACGCTGCTCCCCAGCTGAACCTCGGCCCACTCGTGCTGGCCCTGCGACAGCGGCTGCAGGCAGCCCACAGCCCCCTCTCCCCGTGGGTGTATCTGGGCTACTACCTCCTCGGCCGGCAGATCCTCACCGGCCAGGGTGACCTTCTTCCCAGGTTCCACGACCTCCTCCTCGCTGAGATCGAGCGCCCCCAGCCGGTGGGCCAGATCGTGGAGTTCTGGAACCCGGCCCGGGCGGACCCGGCCCTCTGGCAGGCTGCCCTCGACCTCTTTCAGGAAGGCGGCGACTTCTCTGGCGGCATGGAGCCACCTTCCGCCGAGGTGGGGGATCAGTACCGGACGGTGATTCCCGAAGCCCGCGGTCTGATCCGGACCCTCGATCCCCCCCTGGCAGACCTGATGGACCGGCTTCAGCCGCTGCTGGTGCTCTGCGCGCCAGGCTCCAACGCCCGGTTCAGCGGAGAGGGCTTCGGCAATGCCACCTGCTTCTTCTTCCGCGGCGCCAGCCTCTTCAACGCCTCACGGCCCACGAATCCCATCCAGATGACGGAACGCCTGGTGCATGAGTATGCCCATGCGGAGCTGTTCGTGCTGGCCCAGGACGGTCCGCTCTGTCTGAATGGTGATGACGAGCGGCACAGCGTGAGGATCCGGCCGGACCCACGACCGATGAACGGCATTCTTCACGCTCTGCATGTGGTGTCCAGGGTGTGCCCCGTGCTGCAACGGGCGCTGAGCCGCGGCATCCCCCCGAGCGATGCGTTCGAAGAGCTCACCGCTTCCTGCAGGCTGCTCATCGCCCAACAGCAGGAGTACGGAGCCTCCTCGCTCGCCGTGATCCGGAGCCATGCCCAGCTCACAACCCTGGGGGAGGCGGTGGTGGAGGCGGCAGCGGCCCGGCTGGCCAGCGGCGTGCCGGCCTGAACTCCGGCACAGCAGCCATGGCTCCTGCCCTGATCCGTCAGCTGAAGCGCGACACCGCACGGACCCTCGGCCGGAATCCCGCCGAGGTGATGGTCGACTGGGCGGGGCGTCCAGTCACGGCGGCGGAACTGCTGGAGCGGTTGCAGGCGGAGTGCGCCTGGTTCGAGGCCTGGCGGGCCATGTTCAAGGACGGATCCAGCCCCTGCATCGCCCACCTTGCCCCGGATGGCCTGCCCCTGCTGATCAGCACGATCGCCTGCCTGCTCAGCGGAGTCAGGCAGGCGATCGTGCCCCACGATGCCTCCAGCGTGGAGCGCGCCAGCCTCGCTCAGCGGTACGGCCTCACCCACTGGCTGGTGGGCCAGGCGTGGCAGGGCCGGACTTCTGAGCTGGCGGGGGAAGGGGACTGGGAGGGCGCCCCCGCCAGTCCGGAGCAGTTCGACGTGGTGCCGCTCTCCGCAGGTCTCCAATCCGATGGTTCCCCCGAGGCCCATGCCGCCTTTGGAGAAGCGGAGGAGGCCCTCCTGCTCTCCACCACCTCGGGAACCAGCTCAGGGCGCCCCGGCATCAACCGAACGACCGCCTCCCAGATCCTGAGCGGTGTGCAGCGGCTGGACTGGTCGCCCTATCAGCTGCTGCACAGACCCCTGCTCGGACCCGGTCTGCAGCACCACAGCTCCCGGCTGTTCAAGCTGACATGCGTCATGCAGGGGACTGGCCTGGTGGTGCGCGATCCCCTCGCTCCGATCGGCCCGGATGTGCTCGCCCAGGGCTGCACCGGCACGCCGATGGCGCCACTGGCCCTGCGACGGCGGCTTGAGGCAGGGCAGCTGGATCGGCTGCCCGGTTCCTTCCTCGTCGTCACAGGGGCCGACCGGGTGCCGATGGCCCTGCGGGAGGCCGTGCGGCGGCTCCACAGCTGCAGCCTGGGGATCACCTACGCCACCAGCCAGTGCGGCCCGATCAGCTGGCTGAGCCCCGAGGCGCTGCTGGACCACCGCGAAGGCCTGGGCCATCCGCTGGACAACGTGAGGCTGGCGCTGATCGGCGCGCCCCGACTGCAGCGTGATGGGCTCGGCTTCCACGAGGTGCTGGTCAGCAAGGTCACGCGCTGGCAGGTGGAGCGGGAGGGGGGCGGCATGGAGGTGCAGCAGGCCGTGCAGGAGCCGTTCAACCCGAACGACCTGATCGCCCGCAGCGCCGACGGCGCACTCATCTTCGGCGGCCGCTCCAACGACGTGTTTCTGTTCAGCTCCCTGCTGATTTCCCCCCTGGAGATCGAGGATGTGCTGCGCGCCGACCCGCGCGTGCGCGACTGCGTGGCGTTCGGAGCCAATTCCGAACACTATGGTGCCGTTCCCATGGCGGCTGTGGTGCTGCAACCCCGGAGTGCTGCAGGGTCCGGTGACGGGGAGACGGCCACGCTGCTGGCCGCATTGATGGAGCGGTGCCGCACGGCTCTGGGCCCGCGGCGGCCGCACCGCATCGTGCCGCTGGAGGCGCTGCCGCTCGGCCCCACCGGCAAACCGCTGCGGCGGGTGCTGGCGGAACGCTTCGCGTTGCGCTCATGAGCCAGGCACCGGCGCTGCCTTGGGAGGATCTTGAATGGGAGTTGCGGGGAGAAGCCCCGGCCCGGTGGGTCTCGCGGTTGGCAGGGATCAGCCTGAACCGCCTGCATCAGCACCAGCTGGTGATCAACCGGTTTGCCACCGGTCAGCAGCTGAGGAAGCTACTGAAGCTTGCCCGCGCGCGCGGCATCAACTCCGAGTGGCGCCGGCAATGGGCCGCACAGTCCCTGCTCTATTCCCCCCGGTTACGTCAGCAGGGCCCCCGGTACCGCCGGATCGACCATCCGGCCGCCAACCACTGGATCTCCCATTACCGCAGCCTGGATCGGGCCGGGGCAGCACAGAGGCCCGGGAGTCAGCGCCTCCGACGCCATCTGGTGATCGGCTTCACGGGCAACCTCGGCCTGCTGATGGCTCCTATCCCCTACGTGCTGAGCGCCCTCGACGCCAGCGGTTATGACCTGCTGCTGGTGCGACGCCACAGCCTGGCGGGCTACTTCTCCCAGAACGGCCAGGTGCTCCTGGAGATCGAGCAGCACCTTCGCCGGCTGCTGCAAGGCCTTCAGGCCAAGGGGCTGGAGACAGAACAGATCTGCAGCCTGGGCACCAGCAGCGGAGGCCTGCCGGCCCTTGTGGTCGCCCGCAACCTGGGGTTGCCGCTCGGTATTGCCATCGGGGCTGGAGCCAGCCCGCCCCTGCTTGAGCCGGGCGGCCTCCTCGATCGGCTTCAGCCCGTCCGAACAACCGGAACCCCGCAGGATCACACCACCGACCTGATCCTGGCGTTCGCCGCAGAGAACGGCCAGGACAGCACTTGTGCCGAGCTCCTCCAGCACTACTACCGGGCGCGGCAGTGGCTGCAGGTCACACCGTCGCCCAGGGCCTATCCCGGCTGCGCAGCCCACGCCCTGTTCATTGATCTCGTGGCTCAGGGCTGCACACTTGATCAGGCGCTGAGCGATCTGCTGGCCCATCCCCCTAGGGATCCTGGGGCCTGAGCCGGGCGATCAGCTCCTGCACGGTCTGCATGCCCAGCAGGTCCGCTGGCGTGATCACAACGCCGTGGTCGAGCTCGAGGTGGATGCAGAGCTCCATGGATCCCAGGCTGTCAAGCCCAAGGCGCTGCATGGGGATGGAGGCCAGGTCTCCCTGCAGGTCAGTCTCGATGGCGCCCAGGTCGGACGGCGGGATCGACAAGGCCTGCAGAGCAGACATCAGGCGGGCTACGCCCGCCTGGTTGGCCTCCGCCCCAGGGGGCGGGGGATCTGTCTGCTCGGCCGCTGGTCGCCCCTGTTCCACGAGCCCGTCACGGTGTTGATGTCAGCCCTCCTGCTTGAGGTCCTGCAGCGCCGAGAAGTCCACCTGCACCGAGGGGCCCATGGTGGAGGTCACGTACAGGGAGCGCCAGTAGCGGCCCTTGGCACCGCTGGGCTTGTTGCGGTCGATGGTCTCCTGCAGGGCCTTGAGGTTCTCCAGCAGCTTGGTGGGCTCGAAGCTGGCCTTGCCGAAGCGCACGTGCACGATGCCGGTGCGGTCGGCGCGGAACTCCAGCTTGCCCGCCTTGAACTCGGCGATGGCGCCGGCCAGATCGGTGGTCACGGTGCCGGCCTTGGGGTTCGGCATCAAGCCGCGGGGACCGAGCACCCGGCCGAGCTTGGCCACCTTGGGCATCATGTCGGGGGTGGCGATCAGCAGGTCGAAATCCATGGCACCGCCGGCGATCTGATCCACCAGATCGTCGTCGCCGGCCAGATCGGCACCGGCGGCCTTGGCGGCGGCCACGGCCTCACCGCGGGCGATCACGGCGATGCGGATGCTCTGGCCAGTGCCGTGGGGCAGGGCCACGGTGGTGCGCAGTTGCTGGTCGGTGTACTTGGGATCGATGCCGAGGCGCACATGGGCCTCGATCGTTTCGTCGAACTTGGCGTTGGCGTTGGCCTTCACCAGTTCGATGGCCTCCAGGGGCTCGTAGGCGCGCTCGGCGACCTTGGCCTGGAGGGAGGAAAAGCGCTTGGAAACGTTGGGCATGGCGGTGATGGGGTGCGGGCGATGCAGGACTGCCAGGGGCGCTGGGCGCCGGCGGCGGCTGGCTGGATCTCCCCCGGTGATGGGAACGGAAGGATCAGTCGCTGACGGCGACGCCCATGTTGCGGGCGGTGCCTTCGATGATGCGCATGGCCGATTCAACGCTGGTGCAGTTGAGGTCGGGCAGCTTGGTCTTGGCGATCTCCTCGAGCTGGGCACGGCTGATGGCACCCACGGCCCCCTTGGAGGAGGTGGCGGCGCCCTTCTCGATGCCGGCCGCCTTGGAGATCAGCACGGAGGCGGGAGGGGTCTTGGTGATGAAGGTGAAGCTGCGGTCTTCGAAGACCGAGATCTCCACCGGGATCACGTAACCGGCCTTGTCCTGCGTGCGGGCGTTGTACTCCTTGCAGAACGCCATGATGTTGACGCCGTGCTGACCGAGGGCAGGGCCCACGGGTGGCGCCGGGTTGGCTTTGCCGGCCTGGAGGGCCAGCTTGATCACGGCTACGACTTTCTTGGCCATCGTCTCGAACTACTGGGCGGGTCTGCGGATCGCCTCCGGGTGGAAGGCGGTGATGGAACGGCCGCCCTCCGCAGGGAGACGGCCGCTGAGCGGAGCCTGGAGCTCAGCTCTGCTTGCTGATCTGGGCGAACTCGAGCTCCACGGGGGTCTCGCGGCCGAAGATCGAGAGCAGGGCCTTGAGCTTGTTGCGCTCGCCCGACACCTCGATCACCTCGCCCTGGAAGTCCTTGAACGGACCGGCGGTGACGAGGATCTGGTCGCCCTCGCTGAGGTCGACCTTCACCACGGGTTTCTTCTCCGCGGCCCGCTTGAAGATGCGGTCCACCTCCTGGCGGCTGAGCGGGCGGGGCTTGATGTGGCCGCGGGCCCGGGCGGTGGCGCGACGCTCCTCGGCCCCCACGAAGTTGATCACGTTGGGGGTGCTGCGCACCGCCATCATCGTGTCCTCATCGAGCACCATCCGCACCAGCACGTAGCCGGGGAACACCTTCTCCTCGGTGCTCTGGCGGCTGCCGTCCTTCTTCAGCTTGACGCCCGGGGTCTGGGGGATCTCGATCTCGAGGATGCGGTTGTCCACGCCGAGGGTCACGGCCCGCTGCTCCAGGGTGGCCTTCACCTTCTTCTCGCAGCTGGACGCCACCTGCACCGCGTACCAGCGGGCCACCTGGCGCTTCTCGCCGGCCGCTTCGGTGGACGCGGTGTCGGCTCCGGCGGCCGGCAGCTCCAGTCCGGCATCAGCCGCGGGGTCGGCTTCGCTGGCGACGTTGTCGACTTGGCTTTCGGACAGGGTCTCGGACACGGGGCTTCAGGCTGGGGAGGCGGGAACGACGGAAGAGGGAGGGAGCGGAGGTTCGGAGCGGAGGCGGGCAGGGGGTCGGTCTGGGGGTCAGCCGAACACCTGGGCAGCCGCCCAGCCGTAGAAGCGGTCGATGGCGGCGATGGCCGCGGCCGACAGACCCACCATCAGGATCACCGCCACCGATTCGCTGAAGAGCTGCTGACGGCTGGGCCAGACCACCTTCCGCAGCTCCGCCAGGGTGGCGGCTCCGAAGCCGGCCGGTGCCGGGGCTTCGGCCGTTCCAGCCTCCAGAGAAACCTGCCCATCCGCAGCCTGATCGACGGCGGCCTTCGAGGCTGGCGCAGCGGACTTGGAATCAGCTGGGGTTGGATCAGGGGTTGGTTCGGACACCACGGGTGCAGGCGCACGCGGGCATCCGCGCGACTCGGCAAACGATCACCCTACCGGACGCCCCTCCCGGCCTGGCTCCGCCACGGGCTCGAAGCACAGCGATCCACCCGGCTCCGCCCCGGCCCTCACCCGCACCCCGCGGGCACCGCTGTAGCGCTCCTCCAGCAACTCGGTGGCCAGGGGGTTCTCCAGCCGGCGCCGCAGCACCCGCCGCAGCGGACGGGCGCCGTATTCGGGCTCATAGCCCTGCAGGGCCAGCGCCTCGATCACGGGCTCGTCCACCTGCAGCTCCAGCTGCTGCTCCGCCAGCAAGGCGGCCAGCTCCGCCAGCTGCAGCCTCACGATCCGCGCCAGATCGGCTTCCGCCAGCGGCCGGAACCGGATCACCTCATCGATGCGGTTGAGGAATTCCGGCCGGAAGCGGGCCGCCAGGGCCTGGTCCACCGCCTGCTCCAGCTGGGTGGCATCCAGACCGCCGCGGGCATGGTCGAGGATCGAGCGGCTGGCCAGATTGCTGGTCATGATCACCACGGTGTGGCGGAAGCCCACGGTGCGGCCCTGGGAATCGGTGAGGCGGCCGTCATCGAGCACCTGCAGCAGCAGGTTGAACACCTCGGGGTGGGCCTTCTCCACCTCGTCGAGCAGCACCACCGCGTAGGGGCGGCGGCGCACGGCCTCGGTGAGCTGCCCCCCCTCCTCGTAGCCCACGTAGCCCGGCGGAGCCCCCACCAGGCGGGCCACGGCGTTGCGCTCCATGAATTCGCTCATGTCGAGCCGCACCAGGGCCTCCTCCTCGTCGAACAGCGCCGCCGCCAGGGCCTTGGCCAGTTCGGTCTTGCCCACACCCGTGGGGCCGAGGAAGAGGAAGGACCCCACCGGCCGCCGCGGCGACTGCATGCCGGCCCGGGCGCGACGGATCGCTGCTGCCACGGCGGCCACGGCCTCGGGCTGGCCGATCACCCGCTCGCCCAGACGCCGGTCGAGCTCCAGCAGCTTCTGTCGCTCGCCGGCCAGCAGGCGCTGCACCGGAATGCCGGTCCAGCGGGCCACCACGTCGGCGATGTCGCCGGGCTCCACCTGCTCCCGCAGCATGGCGTCGGTCTGCATCTCCGCCTCCAGGGCCAGGCGGCGCTGCTGCACCCCGTGCAGCTGGTCGTACTGCAGGCGGGCCGCCTCCTCCAGATCCCCGCAGCGCTCGGCCTCGGCGATGGCATGGCGCAGGTCTTCGTCCTGCTGCAGCAGGTCCCGCAGCTCCGCCACCCGTTCCCGCTCGGCCTGCCAGCGCTGCTGCAGGTGCTGGAGCGCCTGCACGGCCTGGCGGCGCTGCTCCTGCAGGGCGATGCGTTCGGCCTCGGGGGCCGCCTCGGCCGAGAGCAGGGCCAGTTCCACCCGCCGCAGGGCCACTTCGGCATCCTCCACGGGCTGGGGCTTGGACGTGACCTCCATGCGCAGGTTGGCGGCCGCCTCGTCCACCAGATCGATGGCGGAATCGGGCAGGCAGCGGTCGGCGATGTAGCGATCGGCCAGGCGGGCCGCCGCCGCCAGGGCGGCGTCGCTGATGGTGACGCCGTGGTGCAGCTCGTAGCGCTCCTTGAGCCCGCGCAGGATCTCCACGCTGGTCTCCAGCCCCGGCTCGCGGATCACCACCTGCTGGAAGCGGCGCTCCAGGGCCGGATCCTTCTCGATGCTGCGGCGGTACTCCTCCGGCGTGGTGGCCCCCACGCAGCGGAGCTCCCCCCGGGCCAGGGCCGGCTTGAGGATGCTGCCGGCATCGGCATTGGAGCGATCCCCGCTCACCACGGTGTGCAGCTCGTCGATGAACACGATCACGCCGGGTTCGGCGTCGCGCACCTCCGCCAGCACCGTGCGCAGGCGCTCCTCGAACTGGCCGCGGAACTTGGCGCCGGCGATCAGGGCGCCCAGATCCAGCGCCACCAGCCGCTGGCCCCGCAGGGCATCGGGCACCTCGCCGGCCACGATCCGCTGGGCCAGGCACTCGGCCACGGCCGTCTTGCCCACCCCGGGCTCACCGATCAGCACCGGATTGTTCTTGCTCCGGCGCGACAGCACCTGGATCAGCCGGCGGATCTCGGCATCACGGCCGATCACCGGATCCAGTTCCCCGGCCCGGGCGGCGGCGGTGAGGTCGCGGCCGTAACGCTCCAGGGCCATCGGCTCGGGGGCCTCGGCCTCCAGCTGCAGGGCGGGAGCGGCGGGCGCCGCCGCGGCGGGCGGCGTGGGCCGGCCGGGACTGCGCAGGCCGGGGGCGGCATCGATCCAGTCGTCCGCTCCGGCCCAGGGATCGGCGGCAGGCGTGGGAGAGGTCGGGACGGCCGCGGCAGGGGGTGGAGGGGAAGTGGGCGGTGGCGCGGCGGCTGACGCCGGAGCGGCCGGCAAGGGCATGGCAGCTGGAGCCGGAGCCGCGGTGGGACGGGCCGGTGCCGCTGGACGCAGCTGGCGCAGCAGAACGTCCTCCGTGAGTCCCTCGCGGGCCAGCAGCCGCTCCCCGATGCGGGGCTCCTCCACCAGGGCCAGCAGCAGGTGGGGCACATCCAGCAGGCGTGAGCCCCAGCCGGTGCGGCGCCGGTCGGCCTCCTCGAGCAGATCCTCGAGGGCATCTCCGATGAAGAGCTCCCCATCGGGAGCACTGGGCTGCTCGGCGCAGAAGGCCTCGAGCCGGTCGAGCAGACGGTCGGAATCGAGGGGCAGGCGATCGACCCACTGACCGAAACGGCGATCCAGCAGCAGGGTCTGGAGCAGATGCTCCACATCCATCACACCGTGGCGCCAGCGGCGGGCCGTGTCCTGGCTGGCCAGCAGCAGGTTCCAGGCCTCCTCGCTGAAGCGATCGGGCTCGCTGGTGAGGCTGACGCCGTAGCCGGCACGCACATCGGTGGGCATCAGGCTGCACCACCGGCGCGGGAGCCGAGCTCGATCAGCTCCACCTTGTAGCCATCGGGATCCTCCACGAAGGCGATCACGGTGCTGCCGTGCTTCATCGGGCCGGGTTCGCGCACCACACGGGCCCCCATGGCCCGGATCGCATCACAGGTGGCATGGATGTCGTCCACGCCGAGAGCGATGTGGCCGTAACCCTCGCCGAGGTCATACGCCTCGGTGTCCCAGTTGTGGGTGAGCTCCAGCACGGTGTGATCCGACTCCGGGCCATAACCCACGAACGCCAGGGTGAAGCGGCCGCTGGGATAGTCCTTGCGACGCAGCAGCGTCATGCCGAGCACCTCGGTGTAGAAGGCAAGGGAGCGGTCCAGGTTCCCCACCCGG
This sequence is a window from Cyanobium sp. PCC 7001. Protein-coding genes within it:
- the secE gene encoding preprotein translocase subunit SecE, with the protein product MVSEPTPDPTPADSKSAAPASKAAVDQAADGQVSLEAGTAEAPAPAGFGAATLAELRKVVWPSRQQLFSESVAVILMVGLSAAAIAAIDRFYGWAAAQVFG
- the rplK gene encoding 50S ribosomal protein L11, encoding MAKKVVAVIKLALQAGKANPAPPVGPALGQHGVNIMAFCKEYNARTQDKAGYVIPVEISVFEDRSFTFITKTPPASVLISKAAGIEKGAATSSKGAVGAISRAQLEEIAKTKLPDLNCTSVESAMRIIEGTARNMGVAVSD
- the rplA gene encoding 50S ribosomal protein L1, producing MPNVSKRFSSLQAKVAERAYEPLEAIELVKANANAKFDETIEAHVRLGIDPKYTDQQLRTTVALPHGTGQSIRIAVIARGEAVAAAKAAGADLAGDDDLVDQIAGGAMDFDLLIATPDMMPKVAKLGRVLGPRGLMPNPKAGTVTTDLAGAIAEFKAGKLEFRADRTGIVHVRFGKASFEPTKLLENLKALQETIDRNKPSGAKGRYWRSLYVTSTMGPSVQVDFSALQDLKQEG
- a CDS encoding acyl carrier protein encodes the protein MSIPPSDLGAIETDLQGDLASIPMQRLGLDSLGSMELCIHLELDHGVVITPADLLGMQTVQELIARLRPQDP
- the rplL gene encoding 50S ribosomal protein L7/L12 → MSATTDQILEQLKSLSLLEASELVKQIEEAFGVSAAASAGVVMAAAPAAAAEAAEEKTEFDVILESFDAAAKIKVLKAVREATGLGLGDAKSLVEAAPKAVKEGIAKADAEALKKAIEEAGGKVSIK
- a CDS encoding class I adenylate-forming enzyme family protein — translated: MAPALIRQLKRDTARTLGRNPAEVMVDWAGRPVTAAELLERLQAECAWFEAWRAMFKDGSSPCIAHLAPDGLPLLISTIACLLSGVRQAIVPHDASSVERASLAQRYGLTHWLVGQAWQGRTSELAGEGDWEGAPASPEQFDVVPLSAGLQSDGSPEAHAAFGEAEEALLLSTTSGTSSGRPGINRTTASQILSGVQRLDWSPYQLLHRPLLGPGLQHHSSRLFKLTCVMQGTGLVVRDPLAPIGPDVLAQGCTGTPMAPLALRRRLEAGQLDRLPGSFLVVTGADRVPMALREAVRRLHSCSLGITYATSQCGPISWLSPEALLDHREGLGHPLDNVRLALIGAPRLQRDGLGFHEVLVSKVTRWQVEREGGGMEVQQAVQEPFNPNDLIARSADGALIFGGRSNDVFLFSSLLISPLEIEDVLRADPRVRDCVAFGANSEHYGAVPMAAVVLQPRSAAGSGDGETATLLAALMERCRTALGPRRPHRIVPLEALPLGPTGKPLRRVLAERFALRS
- the rplJ gene encoding 50S ribosomal protein L10, with protein sequence MGRTLENKQQIVEELKGLLGEAEMALVLDFKGLSIKEMSDLRTRLQASNGVCKVTKNTLMRRAIDGNSAWSELESLLTGTNAFVLVKGDVGGAVKAVQSFQKDTKKSETKGGLFEGKLLSQTEIKAIGDLPSKEVLMAQIAGAINAVATKLAVGINEVPSGLARALQQHAGGEGQAS
- the nusG gene encoding transcription termination/antitermination protein NusG produces the protein MPAAGADTASTEAAGEKRQVARWYAVQVASSCEKKVKATLEQRAVTLGVDNRILEIEIPQTPGVKLKKDGSRQSTEEKVFPGYVLVRMVLDEDTMMAVRSTPNVINFVGAEERRATARARGHIKPRPLSRQEVDRIFKRAAEKKPVVKVDLSEGDQILVTAGPFKDFQGEVIEVSGERNKLKALLSIFGRETPVELEFAQISKQS
- the gloA gene encoding lactoylglutathione lyase; the protein is MRLLHTMLRVGNLDRSLAFYTEVLGMTLLRRKDYPSGRFTLAFVGYGPESDHTVLELTHNWDTEAYDLGEGYGHIALGVDDIHATCDAIRAMGARVVREPGPMKHGSTVIAFVEDPDGYKVELIELGSRAGGAA
- a CDS encoding ATP-dependent Clp protease ATP-binding subunit translates to MPTDVRAGYGVSLTSEPDRFSEEAWNLLLASQDTARRWRHGVMDVEHLLQTLLLDRRFGQWVDRLPLDSDRLLDRLEAFCAEQPSAPDGELFIGDALEDLLEEADRRRTGWGSRLLDVPHLLLALVEEPRIGERLLAREGLTEDVLLRQLRPAAPARPTAAPAPAAMPLPAAPASAAAPPPTSPPPPAAAVPTSPTPAADPWAGADDWIDAAPGLRSPGRPTPPAAAAPAAPALQLEAEAPEPMALERYGRDLTAAARAGELDPVIGRDAEIRRLIQVLSRRSKNNPVLIGEPGVGKTAVAECLAQRIVAGEVPDALRGQRLVALDLGALIAGAKFRGQFEERLRTVLAEVRDAEPGVIVFIDELHTVVSGDRSNADAGSILKPALARGELRCVGATTPEEYRRSIEKDPALERRFQQVVIREPGLETSVEILRGLKERYELHHGVTISDAALAAAARLADRYIADRCLPDSAIDLVDEAAANLRMEVTSKPQPVEDAEVALRRVELALLSAEAAPEAERIALQEQRRQAVQALQHLQQRWQAERERVAELRDLLQQDEDLRHAIAEAERCGDLEEAARLQYDQLHGVQQRRLALEAEMQTDAMLREQVEPGDIADVVARWTGIPVQRLLAGERQKLLELDRRLGERVIGQPEAVAAVAAAIRRARAGMQSPRRPVGSFLFLGPTGVGKTELAKALAAALFDEEEALVRLDMSEFMERNAVARLVGAPPGYVGYEEGGQLTEAVRRRPYAVVLLDEVEKAHPEVFNLLLQVLDDGRLTDSQGRTVGFRHTVVIMTSNLASRSILDHARGGLDATQLEQAVDQALAARFRPEFLNRIDEVIRFRPLAEADLARIVRLQLAELAALLAEQQLELQVDEPVIEALALQGYEPEYGARPLRRVLRRRLENPLATELLEERYSGARGVRVRAGAEPGGSLCFEPVAEPGREGRPVG
- a CDS encoding HEXXH motif-containing putative peptide modification protein produces the protein MTSHPNLADDAVLTACVEHNARKGEHDLLDSFQQLSNAAPQLNLGPLVLALRQRLQAAHSPLSPWVYLGYYLLGRQILTGQGDLLPRFHDLLLAEIERPQPVGQIVEFWNPARADPALWQAALDLFQEGGDFSGGMEPPSAEVGDQYRTVIPEARGLIRTLDPPLADLMDRLQPLLVLCAPGSNARFSGEGFGNATCFFFRGASLFNASRPTNPIQMTERLVHEYAHAELFVLAQDGPLCLNGDDERHSVRIRPDPRPMNGILHALHVVSRVCPVLQRALSRGIPPSDAFEELTASCRLLIAQQQEYGASSLAVIRSHAQLTTLGEAVVEAAAARLASGVPA